In Thiomonas arsenitoxydans, the genomic stretch GAATGCCGCGCTCCACGAGGGCGGCGATGACGGGCGCGGTCCAGCCGCCGCCTTCGAGCTTGACCATCTGCGCACCGGCCTGCATTAGCGCCACGCTGCTGGCCACGGCTTGCTCGACTCCGCCCTGGTAGCTGCCGAAGGGCAGATCGGCAATGAGCCAGGCGCTGCGATTGCCGCGCGCCACGCACTGCGTGTGATAGACCATTTGTTCGAGCGTGACGGGCAGGGTGGAGCCATGGCCCTGCATCACCATGCCCAGCGAGTCGCCCACCAGCAGGCAATCCACCCCGGCGGCGTCGAGCAGGCTGGCGCTGGCCGCGTCGTAAGCGGTGAGCATGGCGATTTTTTCACCGGCCTCACGTATGGCGCGCAGGCGGTGCAGGGTGAGCGGTTTGCGCGGGGCGCTATCACTGCGGGATGGAGCGCCGTAGGGAGCGGGAGAGTCTGCTGACATGGCTTGAGCTCAGGTGGAAACCGGGGCATTATGCCCGCGCCGGGTTGGTTTTTGCGAAC encodes the following:
- the panB gene encoding 3-methyl-2-oxobutanoate hydroxymethyltransferase, translated to MSADSPAPYGAPSRSDSAPRKPLTLHRLRAIREAGEKIAMLTAYDAASASLLDAAGVDCLLVGDSLGMVMQGHGSTLPVTLEQMVYHTQCVARGNRSAWLIADLPFGSYQGGVEQAVASSVALMQAGAQMVKLEGGGWTAPVIAALVERGIPVCAHLGLTPQSVHALGGYRIQGRDAQSADTLRRHAAEVGAAGAAMLVLELVPSDVAAQISAAYPGITIGIGAGARTHGQVLVLHDMLDITRSPKPRFVRNFMQGAPSLLDAVRGYVEAVKQGTFPDEALHGYAA